A single region of the Denticeps clupeoides chromosome 18, fDenClu1.1, whole genome shotgun sequence genome encodes:
- the LOC114767957 gene encoding calnexin-like isoform X2 yields the protein MWNFDAMDRNNAVLLVCASLWMVALPRTEQSKTAYASTPEEAHFAETFDSDPLDRNWIRSMAVKKVDEELYNYDGQWALEEQASEQASARNRALVLKSPGRHHAISAYLRSVYSFTDKPLCLQYEVQFQKGVECGGAYIKLLTDVSSLRLESCDRPIRGEARTAARDGPQGVLHRPQPTSLHPAKGSLLEDMDPPVNPPRDILDPDDSKPESWDDRPLIPDPRATKSLDWDEETPRLIPDPSAQKPLGWLVGEEPFIPDPEARPPVDWSEEMDGAWEAPLISNPMCAEASGCGPWTPPTIPNPAYRGKWKPPMIDNPNYQGKWQPRSIPNPAYFEDLQPFRMSPVAAVGLELWSLTGGVLFDNILLCDSLDVAQRWTQDTWGQRQATLQESGVMEQLLLATVKRPWLWGVYVFTVGLPLILFVSFMWPDKRFGPPDQDYYYKKSDAPQADGLHDPEGPTALQDCGEKTMSGPRKRAQKKSDLEFKVVDTTSK from the exons atgtggaattttGACGCGATGGATCGCAACAACGCAGTGCTGCTGGTCTGCGCCTCGCTGTGGATGGTGGCCCTTCCGCGGACTGAGCAGAGCAAG ACCGCGTACGCGTCCACACCAGAAGAGGCGCATTTTGCGGAGACCTTTGATTCAGACCCTTTGGACAG GAACTGGATCCGATCCATGGCAGTAAAAAAAGTAGACGAGGAATTGTACAATTATGATg GGCAGTGGGCTCTGGAGGAGCAGGCCTCTGAGCAGGCTTCAGCACGAAACCGAGCCCTTGTTCTGAAGTCTCCAGGCCGCCATCATGCCATATCTGCCTACCTACGCTCGGTCTACTCCTTCACAGACAAGCCTCTGTGTTTACA GTATGAAGTTCAGTTCCAGAAGGGGGTCGAGTGCGGAGGGGCGTACATCAAACTTCTCACCGATGTCTCTTCTCTCCgtttg GAATCCTGTGACCGGCCGATTAGAGGAGAAGCACGCACGGCAGCCCGGGACGGACCTCAAGGAGTACTTCACCGACCGCAACCCACATCTCTACACCCTGC GAAAGGAAGTCTACTGGAGGATATGGATCCTCCAGTTAACCCACCTCGAGATATATTAGACCCTGATGACTCCAAACCCGAAAGCTGGGACGACAGACCTCTCATCCCAGATCCAAGAGCTACAAAATCTCTTGACTG GGATGAGGAAACCCCCCGGCTCATTCCTGACCCATCCGCACAAAAGCCACTCGGCTGGTTGGTGGGAGAAGAGCCATTTATCCCTGACCCTGAAGCCCGCCCCCCCGTCGATTG gtcaGAGGAGATGGATGGGGCGTGGGAAGCCCCTCTGATTTCTAACCCCATGTGTGCTGAAGCCTCGGGGTGTGGGCCGTGGACCCCGCCCACGATCCCTAATCCCGCCTACCGTGGGAAGTGGAAGCCTCCGATGATCGACAACCCCAATTATCAG GGTAAATGGCAGCCCCGGTCCATTCCTAACCCTGCCTACTTCGAGGACCTGCAGCCTTTCCGCATGAGCCCTGTGGCTGCGGTGGGACTGGAGCTGTGGTCTCTGACGGGCGGGGTGCTGTTCGACAACATCCTGCTGTGTGACAGTCTGGACGTTGCCCAGCGCTGGACACAGGACACCTGGGGGCAAAGACAAGCT ACCTTGCAGGAGTCCGGAGTTATGGAGCAGCTCCTCCTTGCTACAGTGAAGAGACCTTGGCTGTGGGGGGTGTACGTCTTCACTGTTGGCCTTCCTTTAATCCTCTTTGTCAGCTTCATGTGGCCAGATAAG AGGTTTGGTCCTCCTGATCAAGACTACTACTACAAAAAGTCAGATGCACCCCAGGCCGATGGCTTGCATGACCCAGAAGGCCCCACTGCTCTGCAAGACTGTG GAGAGAAAACCATGAGTGGACCTAGGAAGAGGGCTCAGAAAAAGTCAGACTTGGAGTTCAAGGTGGTGGATACGACAAGTAAATGA
- the LOC114767957 gene encoding calnexin-like isoform X1: MWNFDAMDRNNAVLLVCASLWMVALPRTEQSKTAYASTPEEAHFAETFDSDPLDRNWIRSMAVKKVDEELYNYDGQWALEEQASEQASARNRALVLKSPGRHHAISAYLRSVYSFTDKPLCLQYEVQFQKGVECGGAYIKLLTDVSSLRLSQFSNTTPFTIMFGPDKCGSSYKVHFIFRHRNPVTGRLEEKHARQPGTDLKEYFTDRNPHLYTLRLYPDNRFEILIDLLLIRKGSLLEDMDPPVNPPRDILDPDDSKPESWDDRPLIPDPRATKSLDWDEETPRLIPDPSAQKPLGWLVGEEPFIPDPEARPPVDWSEEMDGAWEAPLISNPMCAEASGCGPWTPPTIPNPAYRGKWKPPMIDNPNYQGKWQPRSIPNPAYFEDLQPFRMSPVAAVGLELWSLTGGVLFDNILLCDSLDVAQRWTQDTWGQRQATLQESGVMEQLLLATVKRPWLWGVYVFTVGLPLILFVSFMWPDKRFGPPDQDYYYKKSDAPQADGLHDPEGPTALQDCGEKTMSGPRKRAQKKSDLEFKVVDTTSK; this comes from the exons atgtggaattttGACGCGATGGATCGCAACAACGCAGTGCTGCTGGTCTGCGCCTCGCTGTGGATGGTGGCCCTTCCGCGGACTGAGCAGAGCAAG ACCGCGTACGCGTCCACACCAGAAGAGGCGCATTTTGCGGAGACCTTTGATTCAGACCCTTTGGACAG GAACTGGATCCGATCCATGGCAGTAAAAAAAGTAGACGAGGAATTGTACAATTATGATg GGCAGTGGGCTCTGGAGGAGCAGGCCTCTGAGCAGGCTTCAGCACGAAACCGAGCCCTTGTTCTGAAGTCTCCAGGCCGCCATCATGCCATATCTGCCTACCTACGCTCGGTCTACTCCTTCACAGACAAGCCTCTGTGTTTACA GTATGAAGTTCAGTTCCAGAAGGGGGTCGAGTGCGGAGGGGCGTACATCAAACTTCTCACCGATGTCTCTTCTCTCCgtttg AGCCAGTTCAGCAATACTACCCCCTTCACCATAATGTTTGGACCCGACAAATGTGGCAGCAGCTACAAGGTCCACTTCATCTTCCGCCACAGGAATCCTGTGACCGGCCGATTAGAGGAGAAGCACGCACGGCAGCCCGGGACGGACCTCAAGGAGTACTTCACCGACCGCAACCCACATCTCTACACCCTGC gcTTGTATCCAGACAACAGGTTTGAAATTCTCATTGATCTGCTCCTGATCAGGAAAGGAAGTCTACTGGAGGATATGGATCCTCCAGTTAACCCACCTCGAGATATATTAGACCCTGATGACTCCAAACCCGAAAGCTGGGACGACAGACCTCTCATCCCAGATCCAAGAGCTACAAAATCTCTTGACTG GGATGAGGAAACCCCCCGGCTCATTCCTGACCCATCCGCACAAAAGCCACTCGGCTGGTTGGTGGGAGAAGAGCCATTTATCCCTGACCCTGAAGCCCGCCCCCCCGTCGATTG gtcaGAGGAGATGGATGGGGCGTGGGAAGCCCCTCTGATTTCTAACCCCATGTGTGCTGAAGCCTCGGGGTGTGGGCCGTGGACCCCGCCCACGATCCCTAATCCCGCCTACCGTGGGAAGTGGAAGCCTCCGATGATCGACAACCCCAATTATCAG GGTAAATGGCAGCCCCGGTCCATTCCTAACCCTGCCTACTTCGAGGACCTGCAGCCTTTCCGCATGAGCCCTGTGGCTGCGGTGGGACTGGAGCTGTGGTCTCTGACGGGCGGGGTGCTGTTCGACAACATCCTGCTGTGTGACAGTCTGGACGTTGCCCAGCGCTGGACACAGGACACCTGGGGGCAAAGACAAGCT ACCTTGCAGGAGTCCGGAGTTATGGAGCAGCTCCTCCTTGCTACAGTGAAGAGACCTTGGCTGTGGGGGGTGTACGTCTTCACTGTTGGCCTTCCTTTAATCCTCTTTGTCAGCTTCATGTGGCCAGATAAG AGGTTTGGTCCTCCTGATCAAGACTACTACTACAAAAAGTCAGATGCACCCCAGGCCGATGGCTTGCATGACCCAGAAGGCCCCACTGCTCTGCAAGACTGTG GAGAGAAAACCATGAGTGGACCTAGGAAGAGGGCTCAGAAAAAGTCAGACTTGGAGTTCAAGGTGGTGGATACGACAAGTAAATGA
- the sybl1 gene encoding vesicle-associated membrane protein 7 translates to MAILFAVVARGTTILAKHAWCGGNFLEVTEQILAKIPSENNKLTYSHGSYLFHYVCHDRIIYLCITDDDFERSRAFSFLNEVKKRFQTTYGSRAQTALPYAMNSEFSSTLAAQMKHHSDPRGTDRLTETQLQVDDLKGIMVRNIDLVAQRGEKLELLIDKTENLVDSSVTFKTTSRNLTRAMCMKNLKLMIIVVVVVLVVLYIIVSAACGGLSWPNCVKK, encoded by the exons ATGGCAATTCTGTTTGCTGTGGTGGCCCGTGGCACCACCATTCTCGCCAAGCATGCATGGTGCGGCGGAAACTTCTTGGAGGTGACGGAGCAAATTCTGGCCAAAATCCCCTCTGAGAACAACAAGCTCACTTACTCCCACGGCAG CTACCTTTTCCACTACGTATGCCATGACAGAATTATCTACCTGTGCATTACAGATGAC GATTTTGAGAGGTCGAGGGCCTTCAGCTTCCTTAATGAGGTTAAGAAGCGATTTCAGACAACCTATGGGTCTCGGGCCCAGACCGCACTGCCCTACGCCATGAACAGCGAGTTCTCCAGTACTCTTGCAGCACAGATG AAACATCACTCAGACCCCCGGGGAACTGACCGCCTAACCGAAACACAGTTGCAGGTAGACGACCTGAAGGGAATCATGGTTCGGAATATTG ATCTCGTGGCTCAAAGAGGAGAGAAGCTGGAACTGCTCATCGACAAGACAGAAAACCTGGTGGATTCA tctgttacatttaaaacaacTAGCCGTAATCTAACCCGTGCCATGTGCATGAAGAACTTAAAATTAATGATTATCGTGgttgtggtggtgctg GTTGTCCTGTACATCATTGTTTCGGCAGCTTGTGGAGGACTCAGCTGGCCCAACTGTGTCAAGAAGTAG